A genomic window from Silene latifolia isolate original U9 population chromosome 11, ASM4854445v1, whole genome shotgun sequence includes:
- the LOC141613257 gene encoding uncharacterized protein LOC141613257, with the protein MYDHNAPFGSVNFELGKLFDKVRKDIEDTYGVRISRWQASRVKKNALSACTKGLLSNIANLLPDAEHRLCVRHIFTNWIKVVKGVTCNNMAETFNSWILEARKKPILTMLEEIRRKAMCWMVEKKTQAAKCRSIITPRVQATINDHMQATRNWKAIEASENVYWDINGIPCEHATTAICSKNENPEIYVASLYSKEACYETSYALSLKPLYGQSIWQQDDGGEILPSDPRIKYGRPSNKRKKSKYIQNSER; encoded by the exons ATGTATGATCATAATGCACCATTTGGTTCCGTAAACTTTGAACTGGGGAAATTATTTGACAAAGTGAG GAAAGACATTGAAGACACATATGGTGTAAGGATTAGTAGATGGCAAGCTTCTCGTGTTAAGAAAAATGCATTGTCTGCATGTACAAAG GGTTTGTTGTCTAACATCGCTAACTTGTTACCTGACGCCGAGCATAGATTATGCGTGCGACACATCTTTACTAATTGGATTAAAGTTGTTAAAG GTGTTACTTGCAATAATATGGCAGAGACGTTTAACTCGTGGATCCTTGAAGCCAGGAAAAAACCTATTTTAACCATGCTagaagaaataagaagaaaagctATGTGTTGGATGGTTGAGAAAAAAACACAAGCTGCTAAATGTAGGAGCATTATCACACCGAGAGTTCAAGCAACAATAAATGACCATATGCAAGCTACAAGGAACTGGAAGGCTATAGAAGCGAGTGAAAATGT ATACTGGGATATAAATGGGATTCCTTGTGAACATGCAACTACAGCAATATGCTCAAAGAATGAAAATCCTGAGATTTATGTTGCATCTTTGTATAGTAAGGAAGCTTGTTATGAAACATCATATGCATTATCCTTGAAGCCATTATATGGCCAAAGCATATGGCAACAAGATGATGGAGGAGAAATTTTACCAAGTGATCCTAGAATTAAGTACGGAAGACCTTCAAATAAAAGGAAAAAAAGCAAATACATACAGAATTCCGAAAGGTGA